In a single window of the Antennarius striatus isolate MH-2024 chromosome 3, ASM4005453v1, whole genome shotgun sequence genome:
- the fbxo4 gene encoding F-box only protein 4 isoform X3 — MEGETQQLNKSVVIRGFRQFKETCFPNVGKVVKDGLKPVGVKEDPQQGFLDGLPVEVQFLILTFLSPTDILWLGATSRYWRALVSDPLLWKYFLLRDMPYWPSINHVTMPKLDIPLINEDKSTNDTREGADKEMDSRCDYMTAYLKGCPSCKQIWLPSHSAFEVVISLFQSLVPSAKPRYAMFGPGMEQLDVSLFGRLIHAQDILPRADTQHRQINGIGSGITFMFNNKHKFNILTLYTTNRAERERARFLQQWSSKNRLFTFEGTDDSGYPIYSPAPQVQQVCQVVDGFIYVANAEPGRGAGYSCNVPVRAFGWPFLVAEKFWSPTVW; from the exons ATGGAGGGAGAGACGCAGCAGCTCAACAAGTCTGTCGTAATTCGCGGATTCCGTCAATTCAAAGAGACATGTTTCCCAAATGTTGGAAAAGTTGTCAAGGATGGCTTGAAGCCTGTAGGCGTGAAAGAAGATCCTCAACAGGGATTTCTGGATGGTTTACCG gTGGAGGTACAGTTCCTTATATTGACCTTTCTGTCTCCTACTGACATCTTATGGCTGGGAGCTACCAGTCGCTACTGGCGAGCCTTGGTTAGTGATCCATTACTGTGGAAGTACTTTTTGCTCAGGGACATGCCATACTGGCCCTCCATCAATCATGTGACCATGCCCAAACTGGATATACCACTAATCAATGAAGACAAGAGTACGAATGATACAAGAGAGGGGGCAGACAAAGAAATGGACTCAAGATGTGACTACATGACAGC ATACCTCAAAGGCTGCCCATCCTGTAAACAAATATGGCTTCCTTCACATTCGGCATTCGAAGTTGTGATCTCATTATTTCAGTCTCTGGTGCCTTCCGCTAAACCACGTTACGCTATGTTTGGACCCGGCATGGAGCAGCTGGATGTCTCTTTATTCGGAAGGCTCATTCATGCCCAAGATATTCTTCCTAGGGCAGACACCCAACACAGACAGATAAATG gTATTGGGTCCGGAATCACTTTCATGTTCAACAACAAGCACAAATTTAATATACTGACCCTGTACACAACCAATAG GGCAGAGAGGGAAAGAGCCAGGTTTCTGCAGCAATGGAGCAGCAAAAATAGACTGTTTACCTTTGAAGGAACAGATGACTCAGGCTACCCAATCTACAGTCCTGCTCCTCAAGTTCAACAAGTGTGCCAGGTTGTGGATGGATTTATCTATGTAGCTAACGCAGAGCCTGGCAGAG GTGCAGGATACAGTTGCAACGTCCCTGTCAGGGCTTTTGGATGGCCTTTCCTGGTTGCTGAGAAATTCTGGAGTCCGACTGTCTGGTAG
- the fbxo4 gene encoding F-box only protein 4 isoform X2 — protein MESCHRSVDQVDPLIVQIKTSLQDGQMVEVQFLILTFLSPTDILWLGATSRYWRALVSDPLLWKYFLLRDMPYWPSINHVTMPKLDIPLINEDKSTNDTREGADKEMDSRCDYMTAYLKGCPSCKQIWLPSHSAFEVVISLFQSLVPSAKPRYAMFGPGMEQLDVSLFGRLIHAQDILPRADTQHRQINGIGSGITFMFNNKHKFNILTLYTTNRAERERARFLQQWSSKNRLFTFEGTDDSGYPIYSPAPQVQQVCQVVDGFIYVANAEPGRGEGESEVAQIRAVLNFAKGSRPLLVLSCISHEEQEMVGATNLQTITDKKTARCRTPCVDMAKRLGLPQLVSPWMVQDTVATSLSGLLDGLSWLLRNSGVRLSGSQ, from the exons ATGGAAAGCTGCCACCGGAGCGTCGATCAGGTGGATCCCCTCATCGTTCAAATCAAGACGTCCTTACAAGACGGACAGATG gTGGAGGTACAGTTCCTTATATTGACCTTTCTGTCTCCTACTGACATCTTATGGCTGGGAGCTACCAGTCGCTACTGGCGAGCCTTGGTTAGTGATCCATTACTGTGGAAGTACTTTTTGCTCAGGGACATGCCATACTGGCCCTCCATCAATCATGTGACCATGCCCAAACTGGATATACCACTAATCAATGAAGACAAGAGTACGAATGATACAAGAGAGGGGGCAGACAAAGAAATGGACTCAAGATGTGACTACATGACAGC ATACCTCAAAGGCTGCCCATCCTGTAAACAAATATGGCTTCCTTCACATTCGGCATTCGAAGTTGTGATCTCATTATTTCAGTCTCTGGTGCCTTCCGCTAAACCACGTTACGCTATGTTTGGACCCGGCATGGAGCAGCTGGATGTCTCTTTATTCGGAAGGCTCATTCATGCCCAAGATATTCTTCCTAGGGCAGACACCCAACACAGACAGATAAATG gTATTGGGTCCGGAATCACTTTCATGTTCAACAACAAGCACAAATTTAATATACTGACCCTGTACACAACCAATAG GGCAGAGAGGGAAAGAGCCAGGTTTCTGCAGCAATGGAGCAGCAAAAATAGACTGTTTACCTTTGAAGGAACAGATGACTCAGGCTACCCAATCTACAGTCCTGCTCCTCAAGTTCAACAAGTGTGCCAGGTTGTGGATGGATTTATCTATGTAGCTAACGCAGAGCCTGGCAGAG GTGAGGGGGAGTCTGAGGTGGCCCAGATTCGTGCAGTGCTGAACTTCGCCAAGGGTTCAAGGCCTCTGCTTGTGCTCTCCTGTATCTCCCATGAAGAACAGGAAATGGTCGGTGCAACAAATCTACAAACTATTACCGACAAAAAGACGGCAAGATGTCGAACTCCATGTGTTGACATGGCAAAGAGACTAGGCCTGCCCCAACTGGTTAGCCCCTGGATG GTGCAGGATACAGTTGCAACGTCCCTGTCAGGGCTTTTGGATGGCCTTTCCTGGTTGCTGAGAAATTCTGGAGTCCGACTGTCTGGTAGCCAGTGA
- the rimoc1 gene encoding RAB7A-interacting MON1-CCZ1 complex subunit 1, with product MLLVMADEYRRQGLELERRIFELDIKCSSLRSEKQDDDYLQNASAILEKLKSYYRQGGESTNLSKVLQDYTQVILDITFYEENKLVDQEFPEDCSPFKIQQLLQDLTEPEVLAGRLASAQEVQSVLGLELLECLYWRRGALLYMYCHTLHQRKQWIKKNKDTFLKCIQEGVRYLMRMLQVRNSVKLNDGVVLHDTATANFLSEGIFSDTHLLTMMYIGEMCFWAVKYEDCSADTADRKGDRLQFRDIGTQILNKYVLACEGPLQGQGWNTENAKEILSILQ from the exons ATGCTTCTAGTCATGGCCGACGAGTACAGGCGACAAGGGCTGGAGTTGGAGAGAAGGATATTTGAGCTAGACATCAAGTGTTCTTCTCTCAGATCCGAAAAGCAAG ATGATGACTATTTACAGAATGCGTCTGCCATCCTCGAGAAGTTGAAAAGCTATTACAGACAAGGAGGGGAGAGTACCAACCTTTCCAAGGTGCTCCAGGATTACACACAG GTAATTCTAGACATAACATTTTATGAAGAGAATAAACTGGTGGACCAGGAGTTCCCTGAGGATTGTTCCCCATTTAAAATCCAGCAGCTGCTACAAGACTTGACTGAGCCAGAAGTTTTGGCCGGGAGGCTAGCATCAGCACAAGAA GTACAGTCAGTGTTGGGACTAGAGCTATTGGAATGCCTTTATTGGAGACGGGGAGCTCTGCTGTACATGTACTGCCATACCCTTCATCAACGTAAACAATGGATTAAGAAAAACAAGGACACATTCCTTAAG TGTATTCAGGAAGGGGTGCGCTACCTGATGAGGATGCTTCAGGTGAGAAATTCTGTAAAACTCAATGATGGGGTGGTGCTCCATGACACTGCTACAGCAAACTTCCTTTCTGAAG GTATCttctcagacacacacctgttaaCAATGATGTACATTGGTGAAATGTGTTTCTGGGCTGTCAAGTATGAGGACTGCAGTGCTGATACTGCAGATCGCAAAGGAGATCGCCTCCAGTTTCGGGACATTGGCACACAGATCCTCAACAAATATGTGCTTGCCTGTGAGGGCCCTCTGCAGGGCCAGGGCTGGAACACAGAGAATGCCAAGGAAATCCTTAGTATTTTACAGTGA
- the fbxo4 gene encoding F-box only protein 4 isoform X1 — translation MEGETQQLNKSVVIRGFRQFKETCFPNVGKVVKDGLKPVGVKEDPQQGFLDGLPVEVQFLILTFLSPTDILWLGATSRYWRALVSDPLLWKYFLLRDMPYWPSINHVTMPKLDIPLINEDKSTNDTREGADKEMDSRCDYMTAYLKGCPSCKQIWLPSHSAFEVVISLFQSLVPSAKPRYAMFGPGMEQLDVSLFGRLIHAQDILPRADTQHRQINGIGSGITFMFNNKHKFNILTLYTTNRAERERARFLQQWSSKNRLFTFEGTDDSGYPIYSPAPQVQQVCQVVDGFIYVANAEPGRGEGESEVAQIRAVLNFAKGSRPLLVLSCISHEEQEMVGATNLQTITDKKTARCRTPCVDMAKRLGLPQLVSPWMVQDTVATSLSGLLDGLSWLLRNSGVRLSGSQ, via the exons ATGGAGGGAGAGACGCAGCAGCTCAACAAGTCTGTCGTAATTCGCGGATTCCGTCAATTCAAAGAGACATGTTTCCCAAATGTTGGAAAAGTTGTCAAGGATGGCTTGAAGCCTGTAGGCGTGAAAGAAGATCCTCAACAGGGATTTCTGGATGGTTTACCG gTGGAGGTACAGTTCCTTATATTGACCTTTCTGTCTCCTACTGACATCTTATGGCTGGGAGCTACCAGTCGCTACTGGCGAGCCTTGGTTAGTGATCCATTACTGTGGAAGTACTTTTTGCTCAGGGACATGCCATACTGGCCCTCCATCAATCATGTGACCATGCCCAAACTGGATATACCACTAATCAATGAAGACAAGAGTACGAATGATACAAGAGAGGGGGCAGACAAAGAAATGGACTCAAGATGTGACTACATGACAGC ATACCTCAAAGGCTGCCCATCCTGTAAACAAATATGGCTTCCTTCACATTCGGCATTCGAAGTTGTGATCTCATTATTTCAGTCTCTGGTGCCTTCCGCTAAACCACGTTACGCTATGTTTGGACCCGGCATGGAGCAGCTGGATGTCTCTTTATTCGGAAGGCTCATTCATGCCCAAGATATTCTTCCTAGGGCAGACACCCAACACAGACAGATAAATG gTATTGGGTCCGGAATCACTTTCATGTTCAACAACAAGCACAAATTTAATATACTGACCCTGTACACAACCAATAG GGCAGAGAGGGAAAGAGCCAGGTTTCTGCAGCAATGGAGCAGCAAAAATAGACTGTTTACCTTTGAAGGAACAGATGACTCAGGCTACCCAATCTACAGTCCTGCTCCTCAAGTTCAACAAGTGTGCCAGGTTGTGGATGGATTTATCTATGTAGCTAACGCAGAGCCTGGCAGAG GTGAGGGGGAGTCTGAGGTGGCCCAGATTCGTGCAGTGCTGAACTTCGCCAAGGGTTCAAGGCCTCTGCTTGTGCTCTCCTGTATCTCCCATGAAGAACAGGAAATGGTCGGTGCAACAAATCTACAAACTATTACCGACAAAAAGACGGCAAGATGTCGAACTCCATGTGTTGACATGGCAAAGAGACTAGGCCTGCCCCAACTGGTTAGCCCCTGGATG GTGCAGGATACAGTTGCAACGTCCCTGTCAGGGCTTTTGGATGGCCTTTCCTGGTTGCTGAGAAATTCTGGAGTCCGACTGTCTGGTAGCCAGTGA